GGACTAGGATTCTCATAAATATTTAAAAGTGAGCTGGTTCTACGTGACCGTAATCTCCATTTCTTTTTTTATAAACAATATTCATATCACCTGATTCTGAATTAGTGAATACATAAAAATCTTTATTTAAAGCTTCTAATTGTAATATTGCTTCTTCAACATCCATAGGTCTAGGATTAACTGTAACACTTTCTATTTTCTTTATAGATTGAACAGTTATTGAGTTGTCTCCAGGTTCGAAGGTAATTTTCTTACCAATATTCAGATTAGGAGAAACATGGTTATTATCTCTTAATTTTTCTTTATGTTTCTTGATTTGTTTAGCTAAAATTTCAGTTACACGATCTATCGCATTATAAAGATCATCATCTGTATAAACACCCTTAATAACATTTCCATTTACATGGACTCTCGCATCAACTCTTTGTAGAGGACCTGATTTAGATTTTGTAGCTGATAATGTAACGTTAACTGTTAAAATGTTATCAAAGAATTTTTTTAATTTAAAAAAGTTCTTTTCACAATGATTTTTGATGGCATCAGTAATAACAAGATCTCCGTTAGTATTATAGTTTATTCTCATACAAACCACCCCTTATGGATATTTATGTAGCTTTCTTAGTTTATCTATACAGCTATTCTGAAAGAATTCCTTTTTTTAAGAATAATTTTTTATTAGATATTTCAGCAAGCTCTCTCGAATGTGTTACTGTTATAATTGTTTGACGTTTTTTGTCATTAATTTGTTTGAAAATATTAAAAATTTTTTCACTTGTTTCATTATCTAAGTTTCCAGTAGGCTCATCAAGTAGAAGAATTTTAGGATTATTAATAAGAGCTCTAGCTATAGCAACTCTTTGTTTTTCTCCACCAGATAGCTCTGTAGGTTTATGACTAGCTCTATGTTCAACGCCAACCTCTTTTAATAGTTGAAGAGCTCTTTTTTCAATTTCCTCTTTTTTGGAAAAATCTTGAGTTAGTGCAGGAATCATAACATTTTCAAGAGCTGTAAATTCAGGTAAAAGATAATGAAATTGAAAAACAAATCCAATAGTTTTATTTCTAATAGAATCAATAGTGGAGCTATTTATTGAGATTTTTTCATTATTAATATATATATCACCAGAGGTTGGTGAATCTAAAAGTCCAATCAGATTTAAAAGTGTTGTTTTTCCAGAACCAGATTGACCAAGAATAGATATAAAATCCCCTTCTTCAATTTTAAGATTTAGGTCTTTTATAATTTCTAAAGTTTCGTTTTTAGTAGAATAATTTTTACAAATATTTTTAAGTTCTAGAACGATATTTTTAGTCATGTCTTAAAGCCTCCACAATTTTTAATTTTCCGGCTCTATAAGCAGGAAATATACTTGATAAGAATATTAAAGTTGTATTAGTTCCTATAATTGTAAGTAGTTCTTTTAAAGATAATTCAATAGGAACTTTAGTTAGATAGTATATCGACGATATTCCTGGCAAAGAATATGTTTTTATATACCAAAGTAAAAATAGGGAAACAATGACACCAATGATGATTCCTGTTGCTCCAAGAATAATACCTTGGATTAAAAATATTTTAATAACAGAGCTATGAGATATTCCCATAGATCTCATAATCCCAATATATCTTATTTTTTCTCTAACCATAGTATTTAAAATAACCCAAACAACGAATCCAGCTATAATAACAATTAAAGAAAAGCCTATTATCATAACAGTTTTTTCAAGTGAAAGGGCTCTTAATAAGTTTTGGTTAAGGCTACCCCAAGTTCTGTTAAAAAGACCAGTATCGCTATAAATTTTATTTGAAACTTTCTCAGCATCATATGGATTATTTAAAATTAAGTCAATAGAGCTTACAGTCTCATCTCTTTCAGTCATATATTGAGCAGTTCGAAGTGGTAAAAGAATCATAGAAAGATCATAATCATAGTAACCACTTTGAAAAGTTGCCATTATTTCAAGTTCTAACTCCTTATTATTAGCTGAAATAATAGTTATAGAATCACCGATTGATCCAGCAATTCTATTTAAAAGCTCGTCACCAATAATAACACCCTTCATATTTGAAAGATCAATATCTCCTCTTTTGATTTTACTTTCTAAATTAAGTGCAGGAATAGCTTTTCCTAAATCTAAACCATCCAATTTAACTCCAGATACATATGTACCTAAAATTCCGTTATACTTAACAATACCTTGAGTTGCAACTTTAGGAATCACTCCTTTGACTTCAGAATATGTTTTAAAAGTATCTTCTAGAGTATCATAGTTTTTGATATTTTCATTCCCAATAATAGTAACATGACTAGATAAAGAGAGTATGCTATCGATCATATTTTTATTTAATCCGTTAGATATACCTATAGAGACGGTTAAAACCATAATACCTATAGCAATCCCAATAATACCAATAAAACTTTGTTTTTTATGTTCTAAGATATGTTTTTTTGCTATAAAAAATTCAAATAACATGTAGTTCACCTCATAATTAGTTTGTAAAGAGAGTTTTTATAAGAATCTCTTTCAATTCATCAGTAGTAATATTTATATTTAAGGAGTTACGTAAATTTATAAGTTGATTTTCACCTAGATATTTTTCATCAATAATATTATCAACATGCAACATATCAATCTCTTGTGGGGAAAGTTGATTGATTGTTTTTAAGAATAGGTTTCCATAATTTTTAAATTTTTGATTACCAATACCACGAACTTTAAGCATCTCCCAACGATTTCTAGGCTTTTTTTCAGCCAGTTCCATAAGAGTCAAATCTGAGAAAATGATATATGGTGGAACGCCTTCTTTTTCAGAAATCTCTTTTCTTAATGAGTTTAAAGTCTCGAAAAGTGGATCTTCAAAATAATCGAATGTAACAGATTCGTTAGATTTTCTAAAAACAGCCTTAATATTTTTCAAAACTTCAAAAGATTTAGTTGTTAATTTTAAAGTAGGGAAGCTTCCAGCACTTTGTTCTAGGTAATTTTCTGATATTAAATAGTAAATAAATTCCTCTAAATTGATTCGATTATATGACGACATAATACCGAATGTAGAAAGTTTAAAATACTCTTTTCTCTCAATTTTACTATCAACTTTACCCATTAAAATATTTGTTAATGTAGATATGCCAATACTTTCTTTTGTACGTCCGATACATGAAAAAATTTTCTGTGCATCTAAAGTGAAAGATTGAATATCCTTAAAATTTTTACAATTGCCACAATTACCACAATAATTTTTTATTCTTTTGTCACCAAAGTATTTTAAGATATATTCACGATAGCAACTTTCTAGATAGGCGTAATCAATCATAGCATCCAGTTTTTTTCGTTTTGTTCTTTTTAATTCTTTAGAACTTTCTTCATTTTGTTCAATTAAAAATTCCTGAGTCGAAACATCCTCTTCAAAGAATAGCAAAATAGCTTCCGATGGAGCACCATCTCTTCCCGCTCTTCCAGCTTCTTGATAATAACTCTCCAAATCTTTTGGAATATTTCGATGAATAACATATCTTACATTGGATTTATCTATCCCCATACCAAAAGCATTTGTGGCAATCATAATTTTGATATCATCTTTTAAAAACTTATCTTGAAAATTAGTTCTTTCTTTTTCATCTAATCCAGCATGATATTTTCCAACATTAAATCCTTTAAGGAGTAAATAACTGTATAAATTATCAACTTCTTTTCTTGTTGCCGCATATATTATACCAGATTTTTTAGAGTTTCTTTTAATGTATTCAGATATAAATGCTTCTGGAACAACACCTTTTTCAACTTTAAAAGTTAGATTGTCTCTATCAAATCCATCAACATAGATTTTTGGAGCTTGTAACGCTAGTCTTTCAATAATATCTTTTCTAACTTTACTTGTAGCGGTTGCTGTTAAAGCTAATATTTGTGGACGTTGATTAATTTTATCTAAAAATTTAGGAATTTCCAGGTAACTTTTTCTAAAGTCGTGTCCCCATTGAGATATACAATGAGCTTCATCAACTGCAATCATTGAAATTGGAAAATCTTTAATAAAATTTATAAACTTATCACTCATTAGTCTTTCTGGTGCAATATACAATAGCTTAATACTTTTATTTCTAATACCTAAAATAAGCTTTACATACTCTTCTTTTGTTAGTGTTGAGTTTAAAAAACCAGCTCTAACACCTAGATATTTTAAAGAATCAACTTGATCTTTCATCAGAGAAATAAGTGGTGAGATTACAATAGTCAGATGAGGATAAAGTAGTGCAGGTATTTGATAACATATTGATTTACCTCCTCCTGTAGACATAACACCTAAAGAATCTCTTTTTGAAAGAGCATTGTTGATTATTATCTCTTGTCCTTTTCTAAAATTATCATATCCATAAATAGTTTTTAATAGTTCTTTTGCTTTTGTTTTCATAACGTCCTTTCTATAAAAAAAGCCTTTTTTATAATAAATTTTATCATATTAAAGTTTTTTTTTATATAAATAATATTCAATTTTATTAAAAATCATAGTAGAATATACTATAAGGATAAAAAATGGAGGAAGAGATGGTTATAGTAAAATACGAAGATTTATTAAAAGAGAGAAACTACACTCTAATAGATGTAAGAACCCCAAAAGAATTTGAAGAGGAAGGGATTCCAGGAGCTATAAATATTCCTTTACTTTTAGATGAGGAAAGAGTTGAGGTTGGGACAGCATATAAACAAGTCTCTCCTGAAAAAGCAAAAGAGTTAGGAATAGAGGCTATTTCTAAAAGATTGCCAGAAATATTTAAAGAAGTACAAAAACATGCAAAAGGAAGAGTTGTGTTTTATTGTGCCCGTGGAGGAATGAGAAGTGGATCGATGTCTGCTTTATTCGCAGCACTAGGGTACACAACTTGGAAATTAGAGGGTGGATACAGAGCATATAGACAATATATATTAAAAAATATTGGAGAATATAATAAAGGTGTAAAATATTTTGTGTTGCATGGAAAGACAGGAATTGGAAAAACAAAGATATTGAAAGCTTTAGAAGAAAGAGGGTACTCTGTTTTAGATTTAGAAAAAATGGCGGATCATAAAGGATCATTTTTTGGAGGAGTTTGTGAGGAGAGAGAGCAGAGCCAAAAAAGATTTGATTCATCAGTATTCGATTTTTTATATACAAAAAAGCCAGAATATGTTTTAGCTGAAAGTGAAAGTAAAAGAATAGGAAATGTATACGTGCAAGATGATATATTTGATTCTTTAGCAGAAGGAATTCATATAGCTTTAGATACTTCTATTGAACATAGATTACAAATAATAGATGAGGACTATGCCGGGGCAACATTAGAGGAGTTGCAAGAGTGTTTAGATAAAGTTGGGAGATATATACCAAAAGCTAAGTATAAAGAGTACTCAGAGATGTTATCCGAAAATAAAATAAAAGAATTGTCAGAGATTTTAATGGTTGAATATTATGATCCACTTTATCAAAAAAGTATAGAAAAATATAGTTATGATGCAGAGATATTTTATGAAACTTTAGATGAAGGTGTGGAGAAAGTGGTGAGATATCTAAATGAAAAAGGTATTTTTGGAAAAGAGATCACTGAATAAAATAGTTATTGTATTGTCATCATTCGCATTAGGAGTTTTAATATATCTATTATTTAGAAGTAGAAAATTGTTTTATTATCAATTTATTGAGATGATATATTTAGACCCATATGTAAGAGCCATTAGAAAAATTGTGTGGGTTTATAGAAAACATATACCAAATTGGGTAATATATTCACTTCCAGATGGATTGTGGTTGTTTTCGATGGGAGTTTCAATACTACATAATAGATATTATTATAAGCAAGCACAGTATATATTTAATTTAATATTTATTTCTATAGTTGGAGTAGAGATTTTTCAAGGTATTTATGGAGGACATGGAACTTTTGTAGGAACTTTCGATTTAGCAGATGTAATATGTTATATAGTAGGATATATTTTAGCAACTGTAATAGGGTATGTTTATTGGAAAGAGAAATATAAGGGAAAAGATATTGAGAATAAAAATGAAGTATTAAAAAAAGAGCGAAGAAAAATCTTATTAATTGTAATTGTATTTACAATTTTAGGATTTTTCCCGGCTCTAATTAATTGATTATCTTAAAGTGATAATATTATTTTCTAATGATTCGATAACAGCAAGGGATTCTAAGTGGATTCCTTGCTCTTTTAATATTGTACCACCTGGTTGGAATCCTTTTTCAATAACTATTCCAACACCAGCAAGATTAGCTCCAGCTTGTTCAATGATGCTTTTTAAACCAATAATAGCATTACCCATAGCTAAGAAATCATCAACAACAAGAATATTGTCTTCAGGAGACAAGAATTCTTTTGAAACTGTGATGTTATAATCAGTTTTTTTAGTGAAAGAGTGTACGTTTGCATTATAAGAATCACCCATAGTTGATGGTTTTTTCTTTTTAGCAAATACCATAGGAACTTTAAAAGCATAAGCTGCAGCTATACCAATAGCAATTCCAGAAGCTTCAATAGTAAGTATTTTATTGATATTTTTTCCTTCAAAACGTTTTTTAAACTCTTCACCTATCTCTATCATTAAAACGGGATCAATTTGGTGATTGATAAAGCTATCAACCTTTAAGATTGAGCTATCAGTCACAGACCCGTATTTTTCGATGTATTCCTCTAATAATTTCATATTTGTTCCTCCAGTGTTTCTAATATTTTTAAATCATTTTGTGTATCTATATCAAAAAACTCGAACGAGTTTTTAAAATTGCATTTTATAAATTCCTCTTTTTTTAAAATTTCTCGGCCGCCACTATCTCCTTTTAAAGATGTTAAATCTTTAAAGTAGATTTTCGGAAATAAAATAGGGGCACTTTTTTCTCCATTAATAAATGGAACTATAATTTTATTATATTTTTGAAATTCAAAAATAATTTTTAGGAGAGATTCTCTTGTTAAGAAGGGCATATCTCCAGGAATAAATATAAATCCTTGAAGTGTTGCTTCAGATGTTCCCAAAACAACAGAACGACTTTGGCCAAGTTCTGGATTTTTATTTTCAATAAATTTAAATCCAAATTTTTTAGATAGATCGTAGTGGAAATTATTTTTTCCAACCAAAATTTTTTCTTTAAAATCTATTTTATTTATATTTGTTAAAGTCATTTCTAAAATTGTTTTACCATTTTTAAGTTTATAGCTTAGTTTGTCACCAAAAAATCTTTTTGAGAAACCAGAAGCTAAAACTATGGGAGTTACATTTTTAAATTTGAAAAAATTATTACTAAAAATAGAACCAAAGTAAATATTTTCAAAATTCTCGATTTTGCTAACAATATCTAAAAAACTTCCAAAAGAATCTAAAGATTCTATTTTATTAAAAAAAAGTATTTTTTCTCCTAAAGAATTATTAAAAAATATATTTGAATTAATATAACCTATATAATCATTTTTTTCAATAGTTTTATTAAAATTAAAGTATTGTTTTTGAAAAAGTTCAAATCTATGGATAGTTGTTTCGTTTTTATCTTTATGTAGAGCTGTAATATCTATTATAGCAATGGTTTTAGTAGATTTTGGATATATATTAGGTTCATCATCTCTCCAACCTTTTAAAGCTTTATTAGCACTTCCATCAGCTTCTATCAAGATATAATCGAAATATTTTCTCAACACATTTAAATCTTCAAATTGAGCACTCATAATTTTATTATTTATAATTTCTGGACAAAAGATGTGTATAAAATTATCCTGAGGAGATAAAGTTGAAATCTCCTCAGGATATATGAAAATAAAACTATTATTTTCTGTAATTTCTGGTTTAAATATTTTTGTGGTTGTAGCGATTAAGACAGTTCCATTTTTTTTAAGTGTATTAGCTAGATGAAACATGAGAGATGTTTTTCCACCAGCTCCAGTAATTGATACTATATCACCTTTTTTGATATTGAATAGTTCTGTCATAGAGCTCCTCCCATTTTAATTTTTGAAGTTATAAGTTAAATATTCCCATAAGAACTTTTTCAGATGTTACAGGTAAAGATCTTACTCTAACTTTAGTTGCGTTATAAACAGCATCTGCAATAGCAGGAGCAGGAGTATTAACAACAACCTCACCAACAGATTTTGCTCCGAAAGGTCCTGTTTTTTCATAAGAGCTTGAAATTTCTACTCTTATACTTTTACAATCAAGTCTTGATGGTATTTTATATTGCATCAGAGAGTCAGAAATAACTCTTCCTTTTTTATCATACTTTATATCTTCGAAAAGAGCAAGTCCAATTCCTTGAGATGCCCCTCCTTCAACTTGAACTTTAACTAAGTTAGGATTTATAGGAGTTCCACAATCAACAACAGAAAGGTAATCAATAACTTCAACTTCTCCAGTTAGAGTATCCACTTCAACCTCGGCAAAACCAGCGATGAAAGGCGGTGGCGAAGTTTCTCCTCCCCAAGTTCCAGTAGTTGTAATTTGATTCATTCCTTCAAACGAGATTGAACGCTGTGCAAACTCTTCTAAAGAGATAATCTTGTCTCCAACTTTTAAATCAGTTCCAAGGTACTCAATTTCATTTATGTCGGTATTGAACATTTTTGCAGCGCCTTTAAGAATCTCTTCTTTCATTTTATTAGCAGCTATAATAACAGCATTTCCTGTAACATAAGTTCCACTTGAAGCATATGCTCCTGGATCATATGGAGATAAATCTGTATCAGCTGAATGAATTGCAACTCTATCCATAGGAACATCTAAAATTTCAGCAGCCATTTGTGTAAGAACCGTATCACATCCTTGTCCCATATCAGTAACTCCAATCATCAGATTGAAATCTCCTCTATCTCCAAGTTTAATAGTTGCAGCAGCAGTATCTACTCCAGCAATTCCAGATCCTTGCATAGTAACAGCCATTCCAGCAGCTCTAACTTTATTAGGTGCTACTTCTCTAGGAATAACTCTCTCTTCCCAATTAAAGTTTTCTTTACCAATTTCGATACATTTTTTAATATCTCCACTTGTAATATATTTCCCTTCAGCAGGTTCAACTAAATTCTTCATTCTAATAACTGTAGGATCTATGTTAAGCTCATGAGCTAACTCATTGATAATAGATTCAACAGCAAATGTTCCTTGAGTAGCTCCGTATCCTCTAAAAGCACCAGCATTCATAGTGTTAGAGTAAACTATATTAGCATTAAATCTCATTGGAACAGTATCATAAAGTGGGAAAGTTTTATATGATACAAGAGATGTAACCGTAGGAGCATGTTCTCCGTAAGCACCAGCATTAGAAAGAGCTTTGATATCAATAGCCTTGATATTTCCTTCTAAGTCTGCACCAATTTTTACATCCAATCTCATACCGTGTCTTGTAGTTGTACAAGTATGAGTTTCTTTTCTATTATATATAATCTTAGATGGTTTACCAGTTTTTAAAGTAACAAAAGCTGAGTAAATTTCACAAACAGCTGTTTGTTTTCCACCAAATCCACCACCTATTCTAGGTTTGATAACTCTTAATTTGCTTGAAGGCATCTCTAGTGCTCTAGCAAGATGTCTTCTTACATGGAATGGAATTTGTGTAGAACTTACTGTTGTAAGTCTTCCATTTACATCGAAGTAGCTGTATGATCTATAAGTTTCCATCATAGCATGCATCTGAGGCTGAGTGTAGTAGGTTCTTTCAAGGATGATATCACTTTGTAAAAATCCATCATCTACTCCAGGCTTTTCAGCGTAAGCTTTAGCAGCTATATTTCTTTCTCTTTCATATCCAATTTCAAAGTTAGTGTGAACCTCTTCAGGGTGAACTAAGATATGAGAATCGATAGCTTTTTCAAAATCTAAAATTGGTTCTAAAACCTCATATTGAACTTTAATTAATTTCATAGCTTTTTCAGCAGCTCTTTCATCTTCAGCAGCTATTATAGCAACAGGGTCGCCTACATATCTAACATACTCATCAAGAATTCTTCTATCGTATGGAGATGGTTCAGGGAAGCTTTGTCCAGCTAAAGTAAATCTAGTTTTAGGTGTATCTTCATGAGTGTAAATAGCTTCAACACCAGGAACTTTTAAAGCTATCGAAACATCAATAGCTTTAATTTTTGCAAAAGCATGAGGAGATCTAAGTAGCTTTATAGTCAGAACATTGTTATTTAGGATTAGATCTTCTGTATAAGCAGGATTTCCTGTAACAACACCCATTCCATCTACTTTTCTAACAGATGTATTAACAATTTTCATTATTCATCTCCTTCATAAAGTTTTTGATAGCTCTAAGTTGAGACACATAT
This sequence is a window from Cetobacterium sp. ZOR0034. Protein-coding genes within it:
- the hpf gene encoding ribosome hibernation-promoting factor, HPF/YfiA family; this encodes MRINYNTNGDLVITDAIKNHCEKNFFKLKKFFDNILTVNVTLSATKSKSGPLQRVDARVHVNGNVIKGVYTDDDLYNAIDRVTEILAKQIKKHKEKLRDNNHVSPNLNIGKKITFEPGDNSITVQSIKKIESVTVNPRPMDVEEAILQLEALNKDFYVFTNSESGDMNIVYKKRNGDYGHVEPAHF
- a CDS encoding ABC transporter ATP-binding protein is translated as MTKNIVLELKNICKNYSTKNETLEIIKDLNLKIEEGDFISILGQSGSGKTTLLNLIGLLDSPTSGDIYINNEKISINSSTIDSIRNKTIGFVFQFHYLLPEFTALENVMIPALTQDFSKKEEIEKRALQLLKEVGVEHRASHKPTELSGGEKQRVAIARALINNPKILLLDEPTGNLDNETSEKIFNIFKQINDKKRQTIITVTHSRELAEISNKKLFLKKGILSE
- a CDS encoding ABC transporter permease: MLFEFFIAKKHILEHKKQSFIGIIGIAIGIMVLTVSIGISNGLNKNMIDSILSLSSHVTIIGNENIKNYDTLEDTFKTYSEVKGVIPKVATQGIVKYNGILGTYVSGVKLDGLDLGKAIPALNLESKIKRGDIDLSNMKGVIIGDELLNRIAGSIGDSITIISANNKELELEIMATFQSGYYDYDLSMILLPLRTAQYMTERDETVSSIDLILNNPYDAEKVSNKIYSDTGLFNRTWGSLNQNLLRALSLEKTVMIIGFSLIVIIAGFVVWVILNTMVREKIRYIGIMRSMGISHSSVIKIFLIQGIILGATGIIIGVIVSLFLLWYIKTYSLPGISSIYYLTKVPIELSLKELLTIIGTNTTLIFLSSIFPAYRAGKLKIVEALRHD
- the recQ gene encoding DNA helicase RecQ; translation: MKTKAKELLKTIYGYDNFRKGQEIIINNALSKRDSLGVMSTGGGKSICYQIPALLYPHLTIVISPLISLMKDQVDSLKYLGVRAGFLNSTLTKEEYVKLILGIRNKSIKLLYIAPERLMSDKFINFIKDFPISMIAVDEAHCISQWGHDFRKSYLEIPKFLDKINQRPQILALTATATSKVRKDIIERLALQAPKIYVDGFDRDNLTFKVEKGVVPEAFISEYIKRNSKKSGIIYAATRKEVDNLYSYLLLKGFNVGKYHAGLDEKERTNFQDKFLKDDIKIMIATNAFGMGIDKSNVRYVIHRNIPKDLESYYQEAGRAGRDGAPSEAILLFFEEDVSTQEFLIEQNEESSKELKRTKRKKLDAMIDYAYLESCYREYILKYFGDKRIKNYCGNCGNCKNFKDIQSFTLDAQKIFSCIGRTKESIGISTLTNILMGKVDSKIERKEYFKLSTFGIMSSYNRINLEEFIYYLISENYLEQSAGSFPTLKLTTKSFEVLKNIKAVFRKSNESVTFDYFEDPLFETLNSLRKEISEKEGVPPYIIFSDLTLMELAEKKPRNRWEMLKVRGIGNQKFKNYGNLFLKTINQLSPQEIDMLHVDNIIDEKYLGENQLINLRNSLNINITTDELKEILIKTLFTN
- the mnmH gene encoding tRNA 2-selenouridine(34) synthase MnmH, which encodes MVIVKYEDLLKERNYTLIDVRTPKEFEEEGIPGAINIPLLLDEERVEVGTAYKQVSPEKAKELGIEAISKRLPEIFKEVQKHAKGRVVFYCARGGMRSGSMSALFAALGYTTWKLEGGYRAYRQYILKNIGEYNKGVKYFVLHGKTGIGKTKILKALEERGYSVLDLEKMADHKGSFFGGVCEEREQSQKRFDSSVFDFLYTKKPEYVLAESESKRIGNVYVQDDIFDSLAEGIHIALDTSIEHRLQIIDEDYAGATLEELQECLDKVGRYIPKAKYKEYSEMLSENKIKELSEILMVEYYDPLYQKSIEKYSYDAEIFYETLDEGVEKVVRYLNEKGIFGKEITE
- a CDS encoding xanthine phosphoribosyltransferase; translation: MKLLEEYIEKYGSVTDSSILKVDSFINHQIDPVLMIEIGEEFKKRFEGKNINKILTIEASGIAIGIAAAYAFKVPMVFAKKKKPSTMGDSYNANVHSFTKKTDYNITVSKEFLSPEDNILVVDDFLAMGNAIIGLKSIIEQAGANLAGVGIVIEKGFQPGGTILKEQGIHLESLAVIESLENNIITLR
- the yqeC gene encoding selenium cofactor biosynthesis protein YqeC, with the protein product MTELFNIKKGDIVSITGAGGKTSLMFHLANTLKKNGTVLIATTTKIFKPEITENNSFIFIYPEEISTLSPQDNFIHIFCPEIINNKIMSAQFEDLNVLRKYFDYILIEADGSANKALKGWRDDEPNIYPKSTKTIAIIDITALHKDKNETTIHRFELFQKQYFNFNKTIEKNDYIGYINSNIFFNNSLGEKILFFNKIESLDSFGSFLDIVSKIENFENIYFGSIFSNNFFKFKNVTPIVLASGFSKRFFGDKLSYKLKNGKTILEMTLTNINKIDFKEKILVGKNNFHYDLSKKFGFKFIENKNPELGQSRSVVLGTSEATLQGFIFIPGDMPFLTRESLLKIIFEFQKYNKIIVPFINGEKSAPILFPKIYFKDLTSLKGDSGGREILKKEEFIKCNFKNSFEFFDIDTQNDLKILETLEEQI
- a CDS encoding xanthine dehydrogenase family protein molybdopterin-binding subunit translates to MKIVNTSVRKVDGMGVVTGNPAYTEDLILNNNVLTIKLLRSPHAFAKIKAIDVSIALKVPGVEAIYTHEDTPKTRFTLAGQSFPEPSPYDRRILDEYVRYVGDPVAIIAAEDERAAEKAMKLIKVQYEVLEPILDFEKAIDSHILVHPEEVHTNFEIGYERERNIAAKAYAEKPGVDDGFLQSDIILERTYYTQPQMHAMMETYRSYSYFDVNGRLTTVSSTQIPFHVRRHLARALEMPSSKLRVIKPRIGGGFGGKQTAVCEIYSAFVTLKTGKPSKIIYNRKETHTCTTTRHGMRLDVKIGADLEGNIKAIDIKALSNAGAYGEHAPTVTSLVSYKTFPLYDTVPMRFNANIVYSNTMNAGAFRGYGATQGTFAVESIINELAHELNIDPTVIRMKNLVEPAEGKYITSGDIKKCIEIGKENFNWEERVIPREVAPNKVRAAGMAVTMQGSGIAGVDTAAATIKLGDRGDFNLMIGVTDMGQGCDTVLTQMAAEILDVPMDRVAIHSADTDLSPYDPGAYASSGTYVTGNAVIIAANKMKEEILKGAAKMFNTDINEIEYLGTDLKVGDKIISLEEFAQRSISFEGMNQITTTGTWGGETSPPPFIAGFAEVEVDTLTGEVEVIDYLSVVDCGTPINPNLVKVQVEGGASQGIGLALFEDIKYDKKGRVISDSLMQYKIPSRLDCKSIRVEISSSYEKTGPFGAKSVGEVVVNTPAPAIADAVYNATKVRVRSLPVTSEKVLMGIFNL